The Sphingomonas sp. So64.6b genome includes a region encoding these proteins:
- a CDS encoding MFS transporter — translation MADHRSMRSGYAVYVLVILSMINVFNWMDRTIIAILLDPMKRDLGVSDTAMGLLNGFGFSLLYGVTAIPLARLADRRSRKMVLLSSIAVWSLMTAACGLAGNFLQLLMGRMAVGASEAGATPASQSLITDYFPPERRSVAFGAYATSVYLGTSLSALIGGWLGFHYGWRTALMAVGLPGLALALLGLLTLREPERGRYDLVKAAHRSFRPAIAELATNGTYRWAIAAASMLAIANGATLVWTPALLGRIHHLDLKQLGLTVAIAKGVAGVSGALLGGLLATRFLRGGVYGQFALSALVAALAIPALIVFTQSSSLIVALIGVAVYQVLVGMPIGIGFAAVQGIVAPDVRALAAATVTLFTTVIGVGGGPLLIGFLNDQVTASFGPDAVRYSLLSLAPLMAIGCVSYWRAARVYKRTSSTAA, via the coding sequence ATGGCGGATCATCGGAGTATGCGCAGCGGGTATGCCGTCTACGTTCTCGTGATTCTGAGCATGATTAATGTGTTCAATTGGATGGATCGAACCATCATCGCGATCCTCCTGGACCCGATGAAGCGCGATCTCGGCGTTTCGGACACGGCAATGGGACTGCTCAACGGGTTCGGCTTCTCGCTGCTTTATGGCGTCACCGCGATTCCGCTGGCAAGGCTTGCCGACCGGCGCTCGCGCAAGATGGTGTTGCTTTCGAGCATCGCGGTCTGGAGCCTGATGACTGCAGCTTGCGGACTGGCAGGTAACTTTTTGCAGCTGCTTATGGGCCGCATGGCAGTGGGCGCCAGCGAGGCTGGTGCCACGCCTGCCTCCCAATCACTCATCACCGACTATTTCCCGCCGGAGCGGCGGTCAGTGGCATTCGGTGCCTATGCGACTTCGGTCTATCTCGGCACCTCGCTGAGTGCGCTCATCGGCGGCTGGCTCGGCTTCCATTATGGCTGGCGAACTGCCCTGATGGCGGTCGGACTGCCGGGGCTGGCGCTCGCGCTTCTTGGCCTGCTCACCTTGAGAGAGCCTGAGCGTGGCCGGTATGATTTAGTCAAGGCAGCACACCGCTCGTTTCGACCGGCCATTGCTGAGTTGGCGACCAACGGGACCTATCGTTGGGCCATCGCCGCGGCATCCATGCTCGCGATTGCAAATGGTGCAACGCTTGTCTGGACGCCGGCCTTGCTTGGCCGCATCCACCATCTAGACCTCAAACAACTTGGGCTCACGGTCGCGATCGCCAAGGGGGTCGCGGGTGTCAGCGGCGCCCTTCTCGGGGGACTGCTTGCAACACGCTTTCTCCGCGGCGGCGTGTATGGGCAGTTCGCCCTCAGCGCGCTCGTCGCCGCGCTGGCAATTCCGGCGTTGATTGTCTTCACGCAAAGCAGTTCGCTGATCGTCGCGCTTATCGGGGTCGCAGTCTATCAGGTGCTTGTCGGCATGCCGATCGGCATCGGCTTTGCAGCTGTGCAAGGCATTGTGGCTCCCGATGTTCGCGCACTCGCTGCTGCGACGGTGACTCTGTTCACGACAGTGATCGGGGTCGGGGGCGGTCCCCTCTTGATCGGTTTCCTAAACGACCAGGTCACGGCTAGCTTCGGCCCGGACGCGGTTCGCTACTCACTGCTGAGCCTCGCACCGCTCATGGCAATCGGGTGCGTGAGCTACTGGCGCGCAGCACGCGTCTACAAGCGAACGTCATCGACTGCGGCGTGA